The Bacillus carboniphilus genome contains a region encoding:
- a CDS encoding ABC transporter ATP-binding protein: MKNILYFIKKIYQFTGNILIFNIIFLFIISLFEGMGMFLLIPLISSLDIVEFSGSNEPLLNWFKNLFSFIHEDYRLGFILFVFLLIMIGQGYFQRSQMVLGIKIQQAFLRHLKESLYKHIWESNWAFFIKKRKSELIHVMTAEINRVSTGVSTFFQLISTFIFTLVQFSISFWLSWQLTSAVLILGFILLFSSRVFIKQSSSLGKETIELHQEILSGVMDQLNGIKEVKSNRIENDCLDWFQTTNEKVENNIVKMAKVNATSQLLYKILLAFLVSVFLYVSINMYQSNLAELILIMIIFSRLWPRFSGIQSKLEQLASVSPSFRVLINIQNECERHKELTFMEENNQQNPIEINEELSCKQVSFRYEKGSKYAVKDVSITIPVHSMTAIVGPSGAGKSTLIDILMGLNNPESGEVLIDGVPLSTDEKVILRDKISYVPQEPFLFSGSIRENLVMMRKGATDEELWNALHFSAADTFVKDLPEGLDTMLGDRGIRLSGGERQRIVLARAILRSPSILILDEATSSLDTENERKIKNSLDQLRGKMTVIVIAHRLSTIENADQVVVLEDGQVTQKGRYNQLAKKEKGTFQRLIASQVN; the protein is encoded by the coding sequence ATGAAAAATATTCTCTACTTTATTAAAAAAATTTATCAATTTACAGGTAATATTCTTATATTCAATATTATATTTTTATTTATTATTAGTTTATTTGAAGGAATGGGAATGTTTTTGTTAATCCCATTAATTAGTAGTTTAGATATTGTTGAGTTTAGTGGAAGCAATGAACCTTTACTCAATTGGTTTAAAAATTTATTTAGCTTTATTCATGAAGATTATAGGTTAGGATTTATTTTATTCGTATTTCTTCTAATTATGATTGGACAAGGGTATTTTCAACGTAGTCAAATGGTTTTAGGGATAAAAATTCAACAAGCTTTCTTAAGACATTTAAAAGAAAGCTTATATAAACATATATGGGAATCAAACTGGGCATTTTTCATAAAGAAAAGAAAATCAGAACTTATTCATGTGATGACAGCTGAAATAAATAGAGTAAGTACAGGTGTTAGTACTTTTTTTCAATTGATCTCTACATTTATTTTTACATTAGTTCAATTTTCTATTTCTTTTTGGTTATCATGGCAATTGACTAGTGCCGTTTTAATATTAGGATTCATACTCTTGTTCAGTTCTAGAGTTTTTATTAAACAATCGTCTTCATTAGGAAAAGAAACAATTGAATTACATCAAGAGATCCTCTCCGGAGTAATGGATCAATTGAATGGAATAAAAGAAGTAAAGAGTAATAGGATAGAAAATGACTGTTTGGATTGGTTCCAAACCACAAACGAAAAAGTAGAGAATAACATAGTGAAAATGGCAAAAGTAAATGCAACATCTCAATTGCTTTATAAAATTCTGTTAGCTTTTCTGGTATCTGTATTTCTATATGTATCTATTAATATGTATCAATCTAATTTAGCTGAACTTATCTTAATTATGATTATCTTTTCAAGGTTGTGGCCGAGATTCAGTGGAATACAATCAAAACTTGAGCAACTTGCTTCAGTTTCTCCATCATTTAGAGTGTTAATTAACATTCAAAACGAATGTGAGAGACATAAAGAACTAACCTTTATGGAAGAAAATAATCAACAAAATCCAATTGAAATTAATGAAGAGTTATCTTGTAAACAAGTTTCCTTTCGATATGAAAAAGGTTCAAAATATGCTGTCAAAGATGTCTCTATTACAATTCCTGTACACAGTATGACCGCGATTGTGGGACCGTCTGGTGCCGGGAAAAGTACATTGATTGATATTTTGATGGGGCTTAACAATCCAGAGTCAGGAGAGGTATTAATTGATGGGGTGCCGTTATCTACTGATGAAAAAGTTATTTTAAGAGATAAAATATCTTATGTTCCACAAGAACCGTTTTTATTTAGTGGCAGTATTAGGGAAAATCTAGTTATGATGAGAAAAGGTGCAACGGATGAGGAGCTATGGAATGCACTTCACTTTTCAGCTGCAGATACATTTGTTAAGGATTTACCTGAAGGATTAGATACAATGCTAGGTGATCGTGGAATTCGTTTGTCGGGAGGAGAACGCCAACGAATTGTTCTTGCAAGGGCTATTTTAAGATCGCCATCAATCTTAATTTTAGATGAGGCTACAAGTTCTTTAGATACAGAAAATGAGAGGAAAATAAAGAATTCTCTTGATCAATTACGAGGAAAAATGACTGTTATCGTCATTGCTCACCGCTTATCAACTATAGAAAACGCTGATCAAGTAGTTGTATTAGAAGATGGACAAGTAACTCAAAAAGGAAGATACAATCAATTAGCCAAAAAAGAGAAAGGAACGTTTCAAAGGTTAATTGCAAGTCAAGTAAATTAA
- a CDS encoding YveK family protein, with product MNFDKDGEKMNESRSSNEKGLPVVKDINLIELCKLIFNKWWIMLIITFTASILGYFYNQYNYTPLYSASSRLIIGATEEQMKTITVLITDPVIMEKVSRELDLNVSPESLANQVSVEVISNSQVVKIYSTQLDYNSAVDIANTTAKVFIEEIPGLMGFSDIRLLGLAEYSDYPVPVNQRGSQLIILGFAMGLMISIGFILLLDALKDVFRSKNAVEEILEIPVIGEIPKFNRKNLKKNVRKPENQYEGELYDSNVKTKIK from the coding sequence ATGAACTTTGATAAAGATGGTGAAAAAATGAATGAATCTCGATCTTCGAATGAGAAAGGTCTACCAGTGGTTAAAGATATTAATTTAATCGAATTATGCAAACTAATCTTTAATAAATGGTGGATTATGCTAATTATCACTTTTACGGCATCGATTTTAGGTTATTTTTATAATCAATATAACTATACACCTTTATATTCTGCATCCTCCAGATTAATTATTGGAGCAACAGAAGAACAAATGAAAACAATCACAGTGTTAATAACAGATCCAGTTATCATGGAAAAAGTTAGTAGGGAATTAGACCTTAATGTATCACCTGAGTCGTTGGCAAATCAAGTCTCCGTAGAAGTCATAAGTAATTCTCAAGTAGTTAAAATATACAGTACACAACTAGATTACAATTCAGCAGTTGATATTGCGAATACAACAGCCAAAGTCTTCATTGAAGAAATCCCAGGACTAATGGGTTTTAGTGATATACGTTTGTTAGGTTTAGCTGAGTATTCGGATTATCCAGTTCCAGTGAATCAGAGAGGTTCTCAACTAATTATATTAGGTTTTGCAATGGGCTTGATGATCAGTATTGGATTTATATTACTTTTAGATGCATTAAAAGATGTGTTTAGATCTAAAAATGCAGTTGAAGAAATTTTGGAAATTCCAGTTATAGGTGAAATTCCTAAGTTTAATAGAAAAAACTTAAAAAAGAATGTCAGAAAACCCGAGAACCAGTACGAAGGAGAATTATATGATTCGAATGTTAAAACGAAAATCAAATAA
- a CDS encoding CpsD/CapB family tyrosine-protein kinase: MIRMLKRKSNKHKTKNIITQSIPESLVSEQFRKLRTNFYFMVKDFQNPTLLFTSSKQKEGKSSTLANLAYSLVNDREKVVIIDANLRNPSQHLFFKLPNTVGLSSILSSKRTLEETVSYTGISNLYVLTSGPSLLNPAELLGLDSMNYLIEEAKSKFDYVLIDSPSILEATDSNILASLCDGVILVIHSKANQHEVLESKRILTFGHARFLGAIMNEM; the protein is encoded by the coding sequence ATGATTCGAATGTTAAAACGAAAATCAAATAAACATAAAACAAAAAATATTATTACACAATCAATTCCGGAGTCATTAGTATCGGAACAATTTAGAAAGTTGAGAACTAATTTTTATTTTATGGTTAAGGATTTTCAAAACCCTACATTACTATTCACTTCTTCAAAACAAAAGGAGGGAAAATCTAGTACTCTTGCTAATTTAGCTTACTCACTTGTTAATGATCGCGAGAAGGTGGTGATTATTGATGCGAATTTAAGAAACCCATCCCAACATCTCTTTTTTAAACTCCCTAATACTGTTGGATTAAGTTCAATCTTGTCTAGTAAAAGAACGTTAGAAGAGACTGTTTCCTACACGGGGATTAGTAATCTATATGTATTGACAAGTGGACCCAGTTTATTAAATCCTGCTGAACTATTAGGTTTAGATTCAATGAATTACTTAATTGAAGAGGCAAAAAGTAAGTTTGATTATGTTCTAATTGATTCTCCTTCAATCTTGGAAGCTACAGATAGTAACATACTTGCTAGCTTATGTGATGGTGTTATCCTTGTCATACATTCAAAAGCTAATCAACATGAAGTCTTGGAATCGAAAAGAATATTAACCTTCGGTCATGCACGTTTTTTAGGAGCAATAATGAATGAAATGTAG
- a CDS encoding glycosyltransferase family 4 protein produces MLTKKILLCATVDYHFKAFHIPLIEWLKKNGWEIHVAANGEIRLPYVDYRYSLPFVRNPIHLSNARVYRRLKEIIDKNEYNIIHCHTPVGGLLARLAARKSRLQKTRVLYTAHGFHFCKGAPLKNWFLYYPIEKILSTWTDGLITINNEDYQFAKSHRFPANKIFHVHGVGIDLNKFSPISIDQKKEYRKAYGYSLNDFLIFYGAEFNKNKNQQLIIRALNEIKEIVPNVKLLLAGEGKLQNECKELSKKLKVAHLVDFLGFRKDINKLLQISDCTVASSNREGLPVNVMEGMATGLPVIAKANRGHNELVINDQNGWVINNKEELANKLITLIQDEQLAKLLGNKSRERIEQLYSIEHVLKEQQQIYHIFQTGLEEQVWSVQ; encoded by the coding sequence ATCTTGACGAAAAAAATATTACTATGTGCAACTGTTGATTATCACTTCAAAGCTTTTCATATTCCATTAATAGAGTGGTTAAAAAAGAACGGATGGGAAATTCATGTCGCTGCAAATGGGGAAATAAGATTACCGTATGTCGACTATAGATATAGCCTCCCCTTTGTTAGAAATCCCATTCACTTATCAAATGCTAGAGTGTATAGGAGACTTAAAGAAATAATAGACAAAAATGAATACAATATTATACATTGTCATACCCCTGTAGGTGGATTATTAGCAAGGCTAGCTGCACGCAAATCTCGCCTCCAAAAAACGAGGGTTCTTTATACTGCTCATGGATTTCATTTTTGCAAGGGAGCTCCTCTGAAGAATTGGTTTTTATACTATCCGATTGAAAAGATTTTATCTACATGGACAGATGGCTTAATAACAATAAACAATGAGGATTATCAGTTTGCTAAATCGCACCGATTTCCAGCCAATAAGATTTTCCATGTACACGGTGTAGGTATAGATTTAAATAAGTTTAGCCCTATTTCAATAGATCAAAAGAAAGAGTATCGGAAAGCGTATGGATATAGTTTAAATGATTTTCTTATTTTCTATGGAGCTGAGTTTAATAAAAATAAAAACCAGCAGTTAATAATTAGAGCTTTAAATGAAATAAAGGAAATCGTACCGAATGTGAAACTTTTACTAGCAGGTGAAGGGAAACTTCAAAATGAATGTAAAGAGTTATCAAAAAAATTAAAGGTTGCTCATTTGGTTGATTTTTTAGGGTTTCGTAAAGATATTAATAAACTTCTTCAAATAAGTGATTGCACTGTAGCTTCAAGTAATAGAGAAGGTCTCCCTGTAAATGTTATGGAAGGCATGGCTACAGGTCTTCCGGTTATAGCTAAAGCAAATAGAGGTCATAACGAACTCGTTATCAATGATCAAAATGGCTGGGTGATTAACAACAAGGAAGAATTAGCGAATAAGTTGATAACCCTCATTCAAGATGAACAATTAGCTAAATTGTTAGGTAATAAAAGCCGGGAGCGAATTGAACAATTATATAGTATTGAGCATGTATTGAAGGAACAACAGCAAATTTATCATATATTCCAAACAGGTTTGGAGGAACAAGTATGGAGCGTCCAATAA
- a CDS encoding glycosyltransferase family 1 protein translates to MERPIRVLHVVVNMNRGGAETLLMNLYRKIDHTKIQFDFLTCKEGIFDDEIKQLGGIVYRIPYVTDVGHFLYMNELKSFFNIHDDYKIVHAHMDKMSGLVLKVAAKAGIPHRIAHSHNTKSEGNIIHKGYKWIIGRNIPSYSTKFVACSKVAGQWLFNKKSSNILLLRNGVNSEEFYFSKEKRNKIRDLLNISKEQFVVGHIGRFNMQKNHQFILDIFSEVLKEIPNAKLLLIGDGPLKDKIKSRAVDLDINNSIMFLGIRDDVNELISAFDCLLFPSIHEGLPVTLIEAQASGIHCLVSNVITNEVDIGAGLISYESLKSSPKVWAKKLMNLSASDVNCEFFIKENGFNISDTAQKLQDMYMHMGKNFA, encoded by the coding sequence ATGGAGCGTCCAATAAGAGTTCTTCATGTTGTAGTGAATATGAATCGTGGAGGAGCAGAGACTCTTTTGATGAATTTGTACAGGAAAATTGATCATACAAAAATTCAATTTGATTTTCTGACCTGTAAGGAAGGGATTTTTGATGATGAAATAAAACAATTAGGAGGGATTGTTTATCGTATTCCTTATGTAACGGACGTAGGTCACTTTCTTTATATGAATGAACTTAAGTCATTTTTTAATATTCACGATGACTACAAAATTGTTCATGCCCATATGGATAAAATGAGTGGATTAGTTCTTAAAGTTGCTGCTAAAGCAGGGATTCCTCACAGAATTGCTCATAGTCATAATACTAAAAGTGAAGGTAATATCATCCATAAAGGATATAAATGGATTATTGGCCGTAACATTCCTTCCTATTCGACGAAATTTGTGGCTTGTTCCAAGGTGGCTGGTCAGTGGTTATTTAATAAGAAAAGTAGTAACATCCTTCTTTTAAGAAATGGAGTAAATAGTGAAGAATTTTATTTTTCAAAAGAAAAAAGGAATAAAATTAGGGATCTACTGAACATTTCTAAAGAACAATTTGTTGTAGGGCATATTGGTAGATTTAATATGCAAAAAAATCATCAATTCATATTGGATATATTTTCAGAAGTATTGAAAGAAATACCGAATGCTAAATTATTGTTAATTGGAGATGGTCCATTAAAGGATAAAATTAAATCAAGAGCGGTTGATTTAGATATCAATAATAGTATTATGTTTTTAGGAATTCGAGATGATGTAAATGAATTAATTTCTGCATTTGATTGTCTTTTATTTCCTTCTATTCATGAAGGACTTCCAGTGACTCTAATTGAAGCTCAAGCATCAGGTATACATTGTTTAGTATCAAATGTCATTACGAATGAAGTAGATATTGGTGCAGGCTTAATCTCGTATGAAAGTTTGAAATCATCACCAAAAGTATGGGCGAAAAAATTAATGAACCTTTCTGCGAGCGATGTAAATTGTGAGTTTTTTATTAAAGAAAATGGTTTTAATATTTCAGACACAGCTCAAAAGCT